A region of Myxococcus stipitatus DSM 14675 DNA encodes the following proteins:
- the purD gene encoding phosphoribosylamine--glycine ligase: MDVKVLLLGSGGREHALAWKLSQSPRLTRLWCAPGNPGTAKLATNVPVKADAPDEVVALARRESVDLVVVGPEAPLVAGVADALAQAGIPCFGPVAGAALIEGSKAFAKEIMAEAGVPTAAFRTFTDAAEAEAYAVEQGRIVVKADGLAAGKGVIVAHDVDAAREAVRAVAAMGASGQRMVLEELLEGEEVSAMALCDGERYVMLPLSQDHKRVGDGDTGPNTGGMGAYSPAPFLDDEQLAQVGESVIAPTLAVLRRRGLPFKGVLYAGLMLTRSGPKVLEFNARFGDPETQVLMMQLGEDLLPLVDACARGQLVERRLAVAPGSSVGVVVAAGGYPDAPRKGQRIDGLDAVPSDATVFIAGAEEQGGALVTSGGRVLTVCARGEDLAQARARAYAAMAAVRFEGMHFRHDIGAKGLKATP, translated from the coding sequence GTGGATGTGAAGGTCCTGTTGCTGGGTTCCGGAGGCCGTGAGCACGCGCTGGCTTGGAAGCTCTCCCAGAGCCCTCGGCTCACGCGGTTGTGGTGTGCCCCGGGCAACCCGGGGACGGCGAAGCTGGCGACGAACGTGCCCGTGAAGGCGGACGCGCCGGACGAAGTCGTCGCGCTCGCTCGGCGGGAGTCGGTGGACCTGGTGGTGGTGGGGCCGGAGGCGCCGCTGGTGGCGGGTGTCGCCGACGCGCTGGCCCAGGCCGGCATCCCTTGCTTCGGGCCGGTGGCCGGAGCCGCGCTCATCGAGGGCTCCAAGGCGTTCGCCAAGGAGATCATGGCCGAGGCGGGGGTTCCCACGGCCGCCTTCCGCACCTTCACGGACGCGGCCGAGGCGGAGGCCTACGCCGTCGAGCAGGGCCGCATCGTCGTGAAGGCGGATGGGCTGGCGGCGGGCAAGGGGGTCATCGTCGCGCACGACGTGGACGCCGCGCGTGAGGCGGTGCGCGCGGTGGCGGCGATGGGCGCGTCGGGACAGCGCATGGTGCTGGAGGAGCTGCTGGAGGGCGAAGAGGTCTCCGCCATGGCGCTCTGCGACGGCGAGCGCTACGTCATGTTGCCCCTCTCGCAGGACCACAAGCGCGTGGGGGATGGCGACACGGGGCCGAACACGGGAGGCATGGGCGCATACAGCCCCGCGCCCTTCCTGGATGACGAGCAGCTGGCCCAGGTGGGCGAGAGCGTCATCGCGCCGACCCTGGCGGTGCTGCGTCGCCGGGGGCTGCCCTTCAAGGGCGTGCTGTACGCGGGGCTGATGCTCACGCGAAGCGGGCCCAAGGTGCTGGAGTTCAATGCGCGCTTCGGGGACCCGGAGACGCAGGTGCTGATGATGCAGCTGGGCGAGGACCTGCTGCCCCTGGTGGACGCGTGCGCGCGCGGCCAGCTGGTGGAGCGGCGGCTCGCGGTGGCGCCCGGTTCGTCGGTGGGCGTGGTGGTGGCCGCGGGGGGATATCCGGACGCGCCTCGCAAGGGGCAGCGCATCGACGGGCTGGATGCGGTGCCGTCGGATGCCACGGTGTTCATCGCGGGCGCGGAGGAGCAGGGTGGGGCGCTGGTCACCAGCGGCGGGCGGGTGCTGACCGTCTGTGCTCGGGGCGAGGACCTGGCCCAGGCGCGAGCGCGCGCGTACGCGGCGATGGCGGCCGTGCGCTTCGAGGGCATGCACTTCCGCCATGACATTGGCGCGAAGGGGCTGAAGGCGACTCCGTGA
- a CDS encoding LptF/LptG family permease, translating into MTRISRYLLMELLVPLGVWVAFMFLLLFVMQFLRGTDVLLGSSVTLTDLGRLVAYLTPHFLMMALPIAFLLAILLGLGRLGEDRELTALQALGIGPTRLLAAPMGVAAALSLLMLLITSTAQPWGLTGVKELVSEVIRKNVVGDVKSGTFYEDLSDLTLYAEQVSDGRWTNVLLHDDREASSPLLVLAHHGQVGTSSGGEVLRFSLEDGEVHRSGRATENYSVIHFDQAEISVGVGASMGKRGRFTSAKEELTPAELLEAASEAEAKGGDARGFRMALHSRLGGALAPIAFALLGTPLAIGRRQAGRAWGYLLTLGGYVLYYLLSRAFEQLGQQGKLPAPLAGQLANLLFMAVGAVALYRVSRSGTVR; encoded by the coding sequence GTGACCCGCATCTCCCGCTATCTCCTCATGGAGCTGTTGGTGCCGCTCGGAGTCTGGGTGGCCTTCATGTTCCTGCTGCTGTTCGTGATGCAGTTCCTCCGCGGAACGGACGTGCTGCTGGGTTCGTCGGTGACGCTGACGGACCTGGGGAGATTGGTGGCGTACCTCACGCCGCACTTCTTGATGATGGCGCTGCCCATCGCGTTCCTGCTGGCCATCCTCCTGGGGTTGGGGCGGCTGGGGGAGGACCGGGAGCTGACGGCGCTGCAGGCGTTGGGCATCGGGCCGACTCGGCTGCTGGCCGCGCCCATGGGCGTCGCGGCGGCGCTCAGCCTGCTGATGCTGCTCATCACCTCCACCGCGCAGCCGTGGGGCCTCACGGGCGTGAAGGAGCTGGTGAGCGAGGTCATCCGGAAGAACGTCGTGGGCGACGTGAAGTCCGGCACCTTCTACGAGGACCTCAGCGACCTGACGCTGTACGCGGAGCAGGTCTCCGATGGCCGATGGACCAACGTGCTGCTGCACGATGACCGCGAGGCGAGCTCTCCGCTGTTGGTGCTGGCGCACCACGGCCAGGTGGGGACGTCCAGCGGAGGCGAGGTGCTGCGCTTCTCGTTGGAGGACGGCGAGGTGCACCGCTCCGGCCGCGCCACCGAGAACTACAGCGTCATCCACTTCGACCAGGCGGAGATCAGCGTCGGCGTGGGCGCGTCGATGGGCAAGCGCGGCCGCTTCACCTCCGCGAAGGAGGAGCTGACCCCCGCGGAGCTGCTCGAGGCGGCGAGCGAGGCGGAGGCCAAGGGCGGTGACGCGCGCGGCTTCCGGATGGCGCTGCACAGCCGGCTGGGAGGGGCCCTGGCGCCCATTGCCTTCGCGCTCCTGGGCACGCCCCTTGCTATTGGCCGGCGTCAGGCGGGCAGGGCTTGGGGCTATCTCCTGACGCTGGGAGGCTACGTCTTGTACTACCTGCTGAGCCGGGCCTTCGAGCAGTTGGGACAGCAAGGCAAGCTGCCGGCGCCCCTGGCGGGACAGCTGGCGAATCTCCTCTTCATGGCGGTGGGTGCGGTGGCCCTGTACCGGGTGAGTCGTTCGGGGACGGTTCGGTGA
- a CDS encoding LptF/LptG family permease, whose product MRLTLFGYVLRTYVRFALGILGGLVLVFVVVDFVDRAKTYTGPGWVTDAAKLYGYKALMAVQQLGPAALLLAAGTTVSALRKQGEVTAIRALTFGPTALYAPVLAFGLLACTGFVVFDEVVATHAGRRVDEITTQRFNRWGDWRFYYTPKQWFRRGDHIFFLRAGSAQEGFADVSIFTLSREFKLQRRLDAARMEWLDGTRWRLTGVVERSFTGEKHTSVKSLESAEYELGIAASAFRIRPGRPEQMRVRELREQIVARRDVGLATKQFELALHNRFAYPLAALPAALLGVGLALRTNRRGHLTAAIVEGLLVAVAMWGLMMVCRTLVLTERLSPPVAAWTPPVLLVLAAAALWMRREGFLHVPRRWLAVR is encoded by the coding sequence GTGAGACTCACGCTCTTCGGCTATGTGCTGCGCACGTACGTGCGCTTCGCGTTGGGAATCCTCGGTGGGTTGGTGCTCGTCTTCGTGGTGGTGGACTTCGTCGACCGGGCGAAGACGTACACGGGGCCGGGCTGGGTGACGGACGCGGCCAAGCTCTACGGCTACAAGGCGCTGATGGCGGTGCAGCAGTTGGGGCCGGCGGCGCTGCTGCTGGCCGCGGGCACGACGGTGTCCGCGCTGCGCAAGCAAGGCGAGGTCACGGCCATCCGCGCGCTGACCTTCGGGCCCACGGCGCTGTATGCGCCCGTGCTGGCCTTCGGGCTCCTCGCGTGTACGGGCTTCGTGGTGTTCGACGAGGTCGTCGCGACGCATGCCGGGCGCCGCGTGGATGAAATCACCACGCAGCGCTTCAATCGCTGGGGCGACTGGCGCTTCTACTACACGCCGAAGCAGTGGTTCCGGCGAGGCGACCACATCTTCTTCCTCCGCGCGGGGAGCGCGCAGGAGGGCTTCGCGGACGTGTCCATCTTCACCTTGTCGCGCGAGTTCAAGCTGCAGCGGCGGCTGGACGCGGCGCGGATGGAGTGGCTCGACGGGACGCGCTGGCGGCTGACCGGCGTGGTGGAGCGCTCCTTCACGGGGGAGAAGCACACCTCGGTGAAGAGCCTGGAGAGTGCCGAGTACGAGCTGGGCATCGCGGCCTCGGCCTTCCGCATCCGTCCAGGACGCCCGGAGCAGATGCGGGTGCGGGAGCTGCGAGAGCAGATTGTCGCGCGCCGCGACGTGGGGCTCGCGACGAAGCAGTTCGAGCTCGCGCTGCACAACCGCTTCGCCTATCCGCTGGCGGCGCTTCCCGCGGCGCTCCTGGGCGTGGGGTTGGCGCTGCGCACGAACCGGCGCGGGCACCTCACCGCCGCCATCGTCGAGGGGTTGTTGGTGGCCGTGGCCATGTGGGGCTTGATGATGGTGTGCCGCACGCTGGTGCTCACCGAGAGATTGTCTCCACCTGTGGCGGCCTGGACGCCGCCCGTCCTGCTCGTGCTGGCGGCCGCGGCGCTGTGGATGCGTCGAGAGGGTTTTCTTCACGTGCCTCGCCGTTGGCTGGCGGTGAGGTAG
- a CDS encoding O-antigen ligase family protein, which yields MDLPSQARFEPLLRRAVAVVLLAWAVGLVLAEVVLQVAASAAVFLALVMVALRRLRLASDVRAYVLASMALCAWQVVSPALALFTGAASAWPRSSRYGQVLDSVAGAAVASIGSVGVPWLALAGTVVAGWLFVAALGMFQNRVRWPWEPPAFLKLNPGRLHENFGTEASPRYAAGGIFFHRLRFAHGAIAALGPALAVLGGSEVLRRRLLAGAVVLGMLVSIYNAFARAALGAALLVSVVALLLLVSGRARKVGLALIAVAVVLVMASPAWRARLEKAAGNIYGGERELAMKVGWNLVREHPWVGVGFGNHKAAVLARQSGSGITDLLATDSHNLWLTVWAETGLVGLLLMVTVHVLLGWALIRRYRAGSLAATGALLSFVGFHILALVHYLPFHSSVHLSFALVWGLGLCEGSDVLRGRARS from the coding sequence ATGGATCTTCCCTCCCAGGCCCGGTTCGAGCCTCTCCTTCGCCGTGCCGTGGCGGTGGTGCTGCTGGCATGGGCCGTGGGCCTGGTGCTGGCGGAAGTCGTGCTGCAGGTGGCCGCGTCCGCGGCGGTGTTCCTGGCGCTGGTGATGGTGGCGCTGCGGCGGTTGCGGCTGGCCTCGGACGTGCGCGCCTACGTGTTGGCGAGCATGGCCCTGTGCGCGTGGCAGGTGGTGTCGCCCGCGCTGGCGCTGTTCACCGGCGCGGCGAGCGCCTGGCCGCGCAGCTCGCGCTATGGGCAGGTGTTGGACTCGGTGGCGGGCGCGGCGGTGGCCTCCATTGGTTCGGTGGGCGTGCCGTGGCTGGCGCTGGCGGGGACGGTGGTGGCGGGGTGGCTGTTCGTCGCGGCGCTGGGCATGTTCCAGAACCGCGTGCGCTGGCCCTGGGAACCCCCGGCGTTCCTCAAGCTGAACCCCGGCCGGCTGCATGAGAACTTCGGCACGGAGGCGTCTCCTCGCTACGCGGCGGGAGGCATCTTCTTCCACCGGCTGCGCTTCGCGCACGGCGCCATCGCCGCGCTGGGGCCCGCGCTCGCGGTGCTCGGCGGCTCCGAGGTGCTGCGGCGGCGCCTGCTCGCGGGCGCCGTCGTGTTGGGCATGCTCGTGTCCATCTACAACGCGTTCGCTCGCGCGGCGCTGGGCGCGGCGCTGCTGGTCAGCGTGGTGGCGCTGCTGCTCCTGGTGAGCGGCCGGGCGCGAAAGGTGGGCCTGGCGCTCATCGCGGTGGCGGTCGTCCTGGTGATGGCCTCACCGGCCTGGCGCGCGCGTCTGGAGAAGGCGGCGGGCAACATCTACGGCGGCGAGCGCGAGCTCGCGATGAAGGTGGGCTGGAACCTGGTGCGGGAGCATCCCTGGGTGGGCGTGGGCTTCGGCAACCACAAGGCGGCGGTCCTCGCTCGCCAGAGTGGCTCCGGCATCACGGACCTGCTGGCCACCGACTCCCACAACCTGTGGCTGACGGTGTGGGCGGAGACGGGCCTGGTGGGGCTGCTCCTGATGGTGACGGTGCACGTGCTCCTGGGCTGGGCCCTCATCCGCCGCTATCGCGCGGGCTCACTCGCGGCGACGGGTGCGCTGCTCTCCTTCGTGGGCTTCCACATCCTCGCGCTCGTGCACTACCTGCCGTTCCACTCCAGCGTGCACCTCTCGTTCGCCCTCGTCTGGGGCCTGGGGCTGTGCGAGGGCAGTGACGTGCTGCGCGGGCGGGCGCGCTCCTAG
- a CDS encoding glycosyltransferase family 4 protein, protein MVRGRLHGIARYALELARRVPAMAPDLRFSALVPPEGLPKDLGALAPTLPVHRALAGFLSPIEQPALAADLTRLKPDVFHATSFALPLFWSGPLVATLHDANHVALAQEYSPAQALYYRVVVGPRAKRASALVTVSEFSREELARHLKLSPYRLQVIPNGVDSHFQPPSVQEVRAFRERHELPARYVAAVGNAKRFKNLALLRHFAADLPVPIVLLAGKGAVAHELGLHENVLDLEELSEAEMPLFYGAAAALLLPSKYEGFGLPALEAMAAGCPVLTSDAGSLPEVVGGAALRLSPDDPEAWREATLRVLRDDALRAQLIELGHERAARFTWDECARRTVAVYRRVLEARALAPR, encoded by the coding sequence ATGGTGCGCGGCCGGCTGCACGGAATCGCTCGCTATGCCCTGGAGCTCGCGCGGCGCGTTCCCGCGATGGCTCCGGACCTGCGCTTCTCCGCCCTCGTCCCCCCGGAGGGACTGCCCAAGGACCTGGGGGCCCTCGCGCCGACGCTGCCCGTGCATCGCGCGCTCGCGGGGTTCCTCTCCCCCATCGAGCAGCCCGCGCTCGCCGCGGACCTGACGCGGCTCAAGCCCGACGTCTTCCACGCCACGTCGTTCGCCCTGCCCCTCTTCTGGAGCGGGCCGCTGGTGGCCACGTTGCACGACGCCAACCACGTGGCGCTGGCCCAGGAGTACTCACCCGCGCAGGCGCTGTACTACCGCGTCGTCGTGGGGCCGCGAGCGAAGCGGGCCTCCGCGCTGGTGACGGTGTCCGAGTTCTCCCGAGAGGAGCTCGCGCGCCACCTCAAGCTGTCGCCGTACCGCCTGCAGGTGATTCCCAACGGCGTGGACTCGCACTTCCAGCCGCCCTCGGTCCAGGAGGTCCGTGCATTCAGGGAGCGCCACGAGCTGCCCGCGCGCTACGTGGCGGCGGTGGGCAACGCCAAGCGCTTCAAGAACCTGGCGCTGCTGCGGCACTTCGCGGCGGACCTGCCCGTGCCCATCGTCCTGCTTGCGGGAAAGGGCGCCGTGGCGCACGAGCTGGGCCTGCACGAGAACGTGCTCGACTTGGAGGAGCTGTCGGAGGCCGAGATGCCCCTGTTCTACGGGGCCGCGGCGGCGCTGCTCCTGCCCTCGAAGTACGAGGGCTTCGGGCTTCCCGCGCTGGAGGCGATGGCGGCGGGATGCCCCGTGCTCACCTCGGACGCCGGCTCACTTCCGGAGGTGGTGGGGGGCGCGGCGCTGAGGCTGTCGCCGGATGACCCCGAGGCCTGGCGCGAGGCGACCCTGCGAGTCCTGCGAGACGACGCCCTGCGCGCTCAGCTCATCGAGCTGGGACATGAGCGCGCCGCGCGCTTCACCTGGGACGAGTGCGCACGGAGGACGGTGGCGGTGTACCGGCGCGTGCTCGAGGCCCGCGCCCTGGCGCCTCGCTGA
- a CDS encoding glycosyltransferase gives MKVALVHDWLVTHRGGERVLDALCEVLPDADIYTLIHRPGSQSPAIESRRIFTSFLQHIPGIHERYRHFLPLMPRAIESLRLRGDYDVVLSSSHCVAKGLRAPAGLPHLSYVHAPMRYMWDLFDDYFGPGRAGLPVRAAAHAVRPWLRRWDRASAARVDRFVVNSHHVAGKLRRFWNREATVVHPPVDLERFTRLPLEGSGQGGYFLWLGAFAPYKRLDIALEAFRELGAPLWVVGTGQEAARLTSGAPPANIRFLGNVPDDALPALYRDARALIFTPEEDFGITPLEAQACGRPVIAFGQGGALETVNARTGLFFGEQSPSALAEAVRRFETWEGGFRPEDARAQAGRFSRGAFQQAMLSEVESLLRVARKSTPDARAV, from the coding sequence GTGAAGGTCGCCCTCGTCCATGATTGGCTGGTCACCCACCGCGGGGGAGAGCGGGTGCTCGACGCGCTCTGCGAAGTCCTTCCCGACGCGGACATCTACACCCTCATCCACCGGCCCGGCAGCCAGTCCCCCGCCATCGAGTCCCGGCGCATCTTCACGTCCTTCCTCCAGCACATCCCGGGCATCCACGAGCGCTACCGGCACTTCCTGCCCCTGATGCCTCGCGCCATCGAGTCGCTGCGCCTGCGGGGGGACTACGACGTCGTCCTGTCCTCCAGCCACTGCGTGGCCAAGGGCCTGCGAGCCCCGGCGGGGCTGCCGCACCTGAGCTACGTGCACGCGCCCATGCGGTACATGTGGGACTTGTTCGACGACTACTTCGGACCGGGCCGAGCGGGCCTGCCCGTGCGTGCCGCGGCCCACGCGGTGCGCCCCTGGCTGCGGCGGTGGGACCGGGCTTCGGCGGCGCGCGTGGACCGCTTCGTCGTCAACAGCCACCACGTGGCGGGCAAGCTGCGGCGCTTCTGGAATCGCGAGGCCACCGTGGTGCATCCCCCCGTGGACCTGGAGCGCTTCACCCGGCTCCCGCTCGAGGGCAGCGGCCAGGGGGGCTACTTCCTGTGGCTGGGGGCCTTCGCGCCCTACAAGCGGCTGGACATCGCGCTGGAGGCCTTCCGCGAGCTCGGCGCGCCCCTGTGGGTGGTGGGCACGGGCCAGGAGGCCGCGCGCCTCACGTCCGGCGCTCCGCCCGCCAACATCCGCTTCCTGGGCAATGTCCCCGACGACGCCCTGCCGGCGCTCTACCGCGATGCCCGCGCCCTCATCTTCACGCCCGAAGAGGACTTCGGCATCACCCCGTTGGAGGCCCAGGCCTGCGGGCGCCCCGTCATCGCCTTCGGCCAGGGCGGCGCGCTCGAGACGGTGAATGCCCGCACAGGACTGTTCTTCGGCGAACAGTCACCGTCCGCGCTCGCGGAGGCCGTGCGCCGCTTCGAGACCTGGGAGGGTGGGTTCCGTCCCGAGGATGCCCGCGCCCAGGCCGGCCGCTTCAGCCGAGGGGCCTTCCAGCAAGCCATGCTCTCCGAGGTGGAGTCGCTCCTCAGGGTGGCGAGGAAATCCACACCCGACGCCAGGGCGGTGTGA